In a single window of the Alphaproteobacteria bacterium LSUCC0684 genome:
- the pstB gene encoding phosphate ABC transporter ATP-binding protein PstB, producing the protein MTRAEENPVKIKARDVSVFYDDKKALKNVSLDISENTVTAFIGPSGCGKSTFLRCFNRMNDVIPSARVEGSILMGDLDLNSKDIDPVLLRAQVGMVFQKPNPFPKSIYENVAYGPRIHGLASSRDEMDHIVEDSLKKAGLWQEVADRLHDKATGLSGGQQQRLCIARAIAINPSVLLMDEPCSALDPIATAVIEELIHNLRQRYSIIIVTHSMQQAARVSQKTAYFHLGELIEHGDTRRIFMNPEHEQTEAYISGKIG; encoded by the coding sequence ATGACCCGAGCTGAAGAAAACCCCGTCAAGATCAAGGCACGTGATGTCAGTGTCTTTTACGATGATAAAAAAGCGCTGAAAAATGTGTCTCTGGATATCAGTGAAAATACGGTGACCGCGTTTATCGGGCCTTCCGGTTGCGGCAAGTCAACCTTTCTGCGGTGTTTCAACCGAATGAACGACGTCATCCCGAGTGCCCGGGTAGAGGGGTCGATCCTGATGGGGGATCTTGACCTGAACAGCAAGGATATTGATCCGGTCCTGCTCCGTGCCCAGGTCGGGATGGTATTCCAGAAACCGAACCCCTTCCCCAAATCGATTTATGAAAACGTTGCCTATGGCCCGCGAATCCATGGTCTGGCCTCAAGCCGGGATGAAATGGATCATATCGTCGAAGACAGCCTCAAGAAGGCCGGGCTCTGGCAGGAAGTGGCAGACCGCCTCCATGACAAGGCAACCGGTCTTTCCGGTGGCCAGCAGCAGCGGCTCTGCATCGCCCGGGCCATTGCCATCAACCCGAGCGTTCTTCTGATGGATGAGCCGTGCTCGGCTCTTGACCCCATCGCCACCGCCGTCATCGAAGAGCTGATACATAACCTCCGGCAGCGCTACAGTATCATCATTGTGACTCATTCCATGCAGCAGGCGGCGCGGGTTTCACAGAAAACAGCCTATTTTCATCTTGGCGAACTCATCGAACATGGAGATACTAGAAGGATCTTCATGAATCCTGAACACGAGCAGACAGAAGCCTATATTTCAGGCAAGATCGGATAG
- the phoU gene encoding phosphate signaling complex protein PhoU — translation MEREHISSAFDEELSELNQLVYSLGGMVLSQVQGVVALLGDGDEKALQSLIKNDEKLDELDAEINIKAYEIIAVRSPIAEDLRKVIVALKMSGMLERVGDFAANIAKRGLIISESERAALFMDMIRSLGEEVSTTLIEVIDAYRHGDIKKAMAVWSGDVEIDARYMEFYKEIILAMEKDSGLITAGTHAHFALKNFERIGDYATGIAELVYFLNTGGYPEDDRPKASLGED, via the coding sequence ATGGAACGAGAGCATATCAGCAGTGCATTTGATGAAGAGCTTTCCGAGCTTAACCAGCTTGTATATTCTCTTGGCGGCATGGTCCTTTCGCAAGTGCAGGGGGTCGTTGCGCTTCTCGGGGACGGGGATGAGAAGGCCCTTCAAAGCCTCATCAAAAACGATGAGAAACTCGATGAGCTTGATGCGGAAATCAACATCAAAGCCTATGAGATCATTGCGGTCCGCTCACCGATAGCCGAAGATCTGCGCAAGGTTATCGTTGCGCTCAAAATGTCAGGCATGCTGGAGCGGGTGGGTGATTTTGCCGCCAATATCGCCAAACGCGGGCTGATCATCTCCGAAAGTGAACGTGCCGCCCTCTTCATGGACATGATCCGCAGCCTCGGGGAGGAAGTATCTACCACCCTGATTGAAGTGATTGATGCCTATCGACATGGTGATATCAAGAAAGCCATGGCGGTCTGGTCGGGTGATGTGGAGATCGATGCCCGCTATATGGAGTTTTACAAGGAAATCATCCTGGCCATGGAAAAGGATTCAGGCCTCATTACGGCGGGAACCCATGCGCATTTCGCGCTCAAGAATTTCGAACGCATCGGTGATTACGCCACCGGCATTGCCGAGCTTGTCTATTTTCTCAATACAGGCGGGTATCCGGAAGACGACAGGCCCAAGGCCAGCCTGGGTGAAGACTAG
- a CDS encoding AMP-binding protein, with protein sequence MTDNHLYDLIFARHEENASPFLRTEKDVYSRADFTALVNRLGNTLIDAGLAPGGRVAMQVEKSVPAFALYAATIKAGGVFLPLNTGYTTSELEYFIGDATPTVLVAGPEDAAKLTPLAEAVDARLFTLDAEGRGSLADAAAAANPDMDSIPRGADDLAAILYTSGTTGRSKGAMLTHRNLSSNTEALAETWKFTEDDILLHALPIYHTHGLFVAGNLLAMTGGQMIYLSRFQIDTVLGHLARATTMMGVPTFYTRLLADGRFSRAMVAHMRLFISGSAPLLAETHLEFERRTGRRILERYGMTETGMNTSNPYEGERRAGTVGMALPGVSVRIVDAESTAIVPKGEIGIIEVKGDNVFSGYWQMPDKTAESFREDGYFITGDMGMEDADGYITIVGRDKDLIISGGLNVYPKEVEEAINALPGVTETAVIGVPHPDFGEGVVAVVVRDGAIEADDIKRGLVDTLAAFKQPKHVIFMDALPRNSMGKIKKADLRKTHENLFKS encoded by the coding sequence ATGACCGATAACCATCTCTACGATTTGATTTTTGCCCGCCATGAAGAAAACGCCTCGCCTTTTCTCCGGACCGAAAAGGACGTCTATTCACGCGCGGATTTCACCGCTCTCGTCAATCGTCTGGGGAATACGCTGATCGATGCCGGGCTCGCGCCGGGCGGGCGGGTTGCGATGCAGGTGGAAAAATCCGTGCCTGCTTTTGCGCTTTATGCCGCCACCATCAAGGCTGGCGGAGTATTTCTGCCGCTCAATACCGGATACACTACTTCGGAGCTTGAATATTTCATCGGGGATGCCACCCCGACGGTGCTGGTTGCAGGGCCTGAAGATGCGGCAAAGCTTACCCCGCTTGCCGAAGCTGTTGATGCGAGGCTGTTCACGCTTGACGCCGAAGGCAGGGGAAGTCTTGCCGATGCGGCGGCGGCGGCAAACCCCGACATGGATAGCATCCCGCGAGGGGCAGATGATCTGGCAGCCATTCTCTATACATCCGGGACAACCGGCCGCTCCAAAGGGGCGATGCTGACCCATCGCAATCTCAGCTCGAACACCGAAGCGCTGGCAGAGACATGGAAGTTCACCGAGGATGATATCCTGCTTCATGCACTGCCCATCTATCACACCCATGGGCTTTTTGTTGCCGGCAATCTTCTGGCCATGACCGGCGGGCAGATGATCTACCTTTCCCGGTTTCAGATAGACACGGTGCTGGGCCATCTTGCCAGGGCGACCACGATGATGGGCGTGCCGACCTTTTACACCCGGCTTCTGGCGGATGGCCGGTTTTCCCGCGCCATGGTGGCGCATATGCGGCTCTTTATTTCTGGCTCGGCGCCATTGCTGGCGGAAACACATCTTGAGTTTGAACGCCGCACCGGCCGACGTATTCTTGAACGCTACGGGATGACGGAAACAGGCATGAACACATCCAATCCCTATGAAGGGGAACGCCGTGCCGGCACGGTGGGGATGGCGCTACCCGGGGTGTCGGTCCGGATTGTCGATGCCGAGAGCACCGCGATCGTGCCAAAGGGAGAGATCGGCATTATCGAGGTGAAGGGAGACAACGTCTTTTCCGGGTATTGGCAGATGCCGGATAAAACGGCGGAATCCTTTCGTGAAGATGGCTATTTCATCACCGGCGATATGGGGATGGAGGATGCGGATGGCTATATCACCATTGTTGGCCGCGACAAGGACCTCATCATCTCCGGCGGGCTGAATGTTTATCCCAAGGAAGTCGAGGAAGCGATCAATGCGCTGCCCGGGGTGACGGAAACGGCGGTCATCGGGGTGCCGCATCCCGATTTCGGCGAAGGTGTCGTCGCGGTGGTGGTTCGGGACGGCGCCATCGAGGCGGATGATATCAAACGCGGGCTCGTTGACACCCTGGCGGCGTTCAAACAGCCCAAACATGTCATTTTCATGGATGCGCTGCCCCGCAACAGCATGGGCAAGATAAAGAAGGCCGATCTCAGAAAGACCCATGAAAACCTGTTCAAGAGCTAG
- a CDS encoding FAD-binding and (Fe-S)-binding domain-containing protein gives MVHDLNTLDRALEGDVFDDAFNRGRYATDASIYQMMPQGVVIPKSVEDIAAVIDFARTRGMAILPRGGGTSQCGQTVNEALVLDNTKYLNRILELDVENRRCLVEPGIVLDTLNRQLKPHGLWFPVDVSTSSRATIGGMAGNNSCGGRSIRYGIMRDNVTAIEAILADGRQARFGALDLGTSGIDDFLPALLRLGADNAAHILDTFPDLLRRVGGYNIDALIPDAMAMRPGGRKGDGINLAHLLVGSEGTLAYSTAIELKLSPLPGRKIMGVCHFPSFYKAMDAAQHLVKLDPIAVELIDDTMIRLARSIPLFHETVRDFVRGDPAALLVVEFAEDSLEENRRRMDALETMMGDLGFAWDKPAEHRGGVVILENTGDQARITEMRKSGLNIMMSMKDEAKPVSFVEDCSVRLEDLAEYTAGLTSIFEKYGTRGTWYAHASVGCLHVRPVLNMKIADDVATMRAIAGEAFALVRRLKGSHSGEHGDGIVRSEFHQEMFGDTMINLFHEVKTLFDPAGIFNPGKIVDAPRMDDRSLFRFAPGYHVKDFPTQLDWSAWPGAAGGFQGAVEMCNNNGACRKLEGGVMCPSFRVTRDERDTTRGRANSLRLAMSGQLGPDALASDAMAETMSLCVSCKACRRECPTGVDMARMKIEITALRARNKGFSFRDHLIGHLPRYAPLAARLAPVLNLRDRLPGLAFLSEKIAGFASRRALPRWRRDIFRDRELPGNPESRKPVILFADTFSRYFEPENLRDAVRVLNAAGYQIFAPVPSDASSRPLCCGRTYVSVGMLDKAREEARRLIETYAPYAAAGIPIVGLEPSCLMALKDEVPSLLPGKDAEALARAAVMFEELLAADAPPLPLAPLEATALLHGHCHQKAFNVMRPVEEVLGWIEGLSVETIETSCCGMAGAFGYGAESYDISMAMAEEKLLPRIREAAAATILLADGTSCRCQISDGTGRKALHVARLLAQQLKS, from the coding sequence ATGGTTCATGATCTCAACACCCTTGATCGCGCCCTTGAAGGAGACGTCTTTGATGATGCCTTCAATCGTGGACGCTACGCCACCGATGCCTCGATTTATCAGATGATGCCCCAGGGGGTGGTGATCCCGAAAAGTGTTGAGGATATCGCGGCGGTCATTGATTTTGCCCGCACCAGGGGAATGGCGATCCTGCCCCGGGGCGGCGGCACCTCCCAATGCGGGCAGACGGTGAACGAAGCTCTTGTGCTGGATAACACGAAATACCTTAACCGAATTCTTGAACTCGACGTTGAGAACAGGCGATGCCTTGTTGAACCCGGCATCGTCCTTGATACGCTAAACCGCCAGTTGAAGCCGCATGGACTCTGGTTTCCGGTGGATGTTTCAACCTCGAGCCGGGCCACCATAGGCGGCATGGCCGGGAATAATTCCTGCGGCGGCAGATCCATCCGTTACGGGATCATGCGCGATAACGTGACCGCCATCGAGGCGATCCTTGCCGATGGAAGGCAGGCCCGTTTCGGCGCCCTCGATCTCGGCACTTCCGGCATTGATGATTTCCTGCCCGCCTTGCTGCGTCTTGGCGCGGATAACGCGGCACATATTCTTGATACGTTTCCTGACCTGCTGCGCCGGGTTGGCGGCTATAATATCGACGCGCTCATCCCTGACGCCATGGCGATGCGCCCCGGCGGCAGAAAAGGGGACGGGATCAATCTTGCCCATCTTCTGGTCGGCTCCGAAGGCACGCTTGCCTATTCCACCGCGATTGAGCTGAAACTCTCGCCCCTGCCCGGACGCAAGATCATGGGGGTCTGTCATTTCCCAAGTTTCTACAAAGCCATGGATGCCGCCCAGCACCTTGTCAAACTGGACCCGATTGCCGTTGAACTCATCGATGACACGATGATCCGTCTGGCAAGATCAATCCCGCTTTTCCATGAGACGGTCAGGGATTTCGTCAGGGGAGACCCGGCGGCACTTCTGGTGGTTGAATTTGCCGAGGACAGCCTTGAGGAAAACCGCCGGCGCATGGACGCCCTTGAAACAATGATGGGCGATCTCGGCTTTGCCTGGGACAAGCCGGCCGAACACAGGGGCGGCGTGGTTATCCTCGAAAATACCGGGGATCAGGCCAGAATTACCGAAATGCGCAAATCCGGGCTCAATATCATGATGTCCATGAAGGATGAGGCCAAGCCGGTGTCTTTTGTCGAGGACTGTTCGGTCCGGCTCGAAGATCTGGCGGAATACACCGCAGGGCTCACTTCGATTTTCGAAAAATACGGCACCAGAGGCACCTGGTATGCCCATGCCTCGGTGGGATGCCTGCATGTCCGGCCCGTCCTGAACATGAAAATCGCCGACGATGTCGCCACGATGCGTGCCATTGCCGGGGAGGCTTTTGCCCTTGTGCGCCGCCTCAAGGGATCGCATTCCGGTGAGCATGGCGATGGCATCGTCCGGTCCGAATTTCATCAGGAGATGTTCGGCGATACCATGATCAACCTCTTCCACGAGGTCAAAACCCTCTTTGATCCGGCTGGTATCTTCAACCCGGGGAAGATTGTCGACGCCCCCCGGATGGATGACCGGTCTCTTTTCCGCTTTGCGCCGGGGTATCATGTGAAAGATTTTCCAACCCAGCTTGACTGGTCCGCCTGGCCGGGTGCGGCGGGCGGATTCCAGGGTGCGGTTGAAATGTGCAACAATAACGGTGCCTGCCGCAAACTTGAAGGCGGCGTCATGTGCCCATCCTTCCGGGTCACGCGGGATGAACGTGATACAACCCGCGGCCGCGCCAATTCACTCAGGCTTGCCATGTCGGGACAACTCGGGCCGGATGCCCTTGCCAGCGATGCGATGGCAGAGACGATGAGCCTTTGCGTTTCCTGCAAGGCTTGCCGCCGTGAATGCCCGACCGGGGTGGATATGGCTCGAATGAAGATTGAAATCACCGCGCTGCGTGCCCGCAACAAGGGCTTTTCCTTTCGCGATCACCTCATCGGTCATCTGCCGCGCTATGCACCATTGGCGGCCCGGCTGGCACCAGTTTTAAACCTGCGAGACAGATTGCCCGGCCTTGCTTTCCTGTCGGAGAAAATTGCCGGATTTGCTTCCCGCCGGGCGCTGCCCCGATGGCGCCGCGACATCTTCCGTGACCGTGAACTTCCCGGCAACCCCGAAAGCCGGAAACCTGTTATACTCTTCGCCGATACCTTCAGCCGTTATTTTGAGCCGGAAAACCTTCGCGATGCTGTTCGCGTGCTCAATGCCGCCGGCTATCAGATCTTTGCCCCGGTCCCATCAGATGCCAGCAGTCGGCCGCTCTGCTGTGGCCGGACTTATGTGTCTGTCGGCATGCTGGACAAGGCACGCGAAGAAGCAAGGAGGCTGATCGAAACCTACGCCCCTTATGCGGCCGCCGGAATCCCCATTGTCGGGCTTGAACCTTCCTGCCTCATGGCCCTCAAGGATGAAGTGCCGTCCCTTCTTCCGGGCAAGGATGCGGAAGCCCTGGCCCGGGCGGCGGTAATGTTTGAAGAACTGCTGGCCGCCGATGCGCCGCCCCTGCCACTTGCCCCTCTTGAAGCAACGGCCCTTCTGCATGGGCATTGCCACCAGAAGGCGTTCAATGTCATGCGGCCGGTTGAAGAGGTGCTCGGCTGGATCGAGGGGCTGTCGGTTGAAACCATTGAGACCAGTTGTTGCGGCATGGCCGGAGCATTCGGCTATGGCGCGGAGAGTTATGATATCTCCATGGCCATGGCCGAAGAAAAGCTGCTGCCCCGGATCAGGGAAGCGGCGGCGGCAACCATCCTGCTCGCGGATGGCACATCCTGCCGCTGCCAGATCAGCGATGGCACGGGCCGCAAAGCGCTGCATGTCGCCCGCCTTCTGGCGCAGCAGCTCAAATCCTAG